One Pseudorasbora parva isolate DD20220531a chromosome 8, ASM2467924v1, whole genome shotgun sequence DNA window includes the following coding sequences:
- the c4 gene encoding complement C4, translated as MIFPLFVAFLFFLVDAQRPTCLIVAPNKIHLGVEETVSVQLHGATKEIRMQLYFVSQISTIILSENKSIILNKDNNYQAVVKLKVDPEIYGDPKRDSYVQLAAKSHDIFPDKIKKANIFLSTKRGYIFIQTDKPIYNPGENVKYRIFILDNYMLPIKDQIHVQIANSKGLIVYNRILRCDQILQNTIAIPKVELAGKWKIIASFYKYPEASSAMEFEVKEYVLPTFEVKIEASQPYYILKSKSFPFNISARYTYGKGVNGIAYVRFGLIDEKGNKIYLTGTEQQIAVEDGTTSTEICTDLIKTASENNTQGHIEGYYLYIAVSVLEKASGNLEEAESSSVKIVTSPYVVDLSKTKTYFTPGGKFSILATATYPDGNRVPNLKFTAIVTIEPPEQILKIEGRGNEMGDVAMAFQIPLQAKNLAITVSAEGRDQEVIRSDKKMTASAIKAEENSYLSLEVEQQFLKPGENLKATLRDITPQGAGKPTFFYFMVWSKGQIVQVGRVPRTEITTINVNINVDMVPSFRLVAYYVTPKEKIVADSVWVDVKDVCKGKVEIDPMAEIKPATGFKVTVRADSKAKVALAAVDSAVYILSKNKLSLQKMFEYMNSYDLACSFGGGEDTSAVLQRAGLTFICNCDLETPLPKSHKCYNFKPGPRIRKAVDYAVKYSAVVNSFKNHDRKCCLDGVRTSTRQLSCDERLKRVKESDSCRKAFKKCCEASNERRKREKLEKRKTSLGRATDDTLDEIVINEDEIYLRKYFPQSWMWTVIETDNTGIISYDAVAPDSITTWEIQAVGISSTKGFCIAEPKPLRVFQDFFLSVNLPYSVKINEQLQVKAVVYNYKQESLTVTVRMTKTDGLCTAGGGDVSEEVMVPGNSAVAVYFTVVPLVIKSIPITVVAYAPNTAQDRVEKELRVEGEGELASIDREFIIDPKLRNSVEFEITAPNDEIPGGTDSDIFLSLKGGMMGESIDNCLNLEGIDKLIQLPTGCAEQTMVKMSPAIHAMRYLDATGQWISLKAERRDEAQSMIQNGYSTVLTHKKTDGSYGAFLRTPSSIWLTAFIAKELTESMGIITVNDLHIQEAMSYLISKQKSNGAWDDPNRLYDRGMKGGVGLSKDDVALTAFLLITMHRTLQVYNQESDTELRAAIDKAKSYLEGHLDALECPYSLAITAYALALHDPQSAEARRVQRKLKDIANCDNTKCFWNANGGRGESAGKADAGSVETTAYALLSMLSMRDMQTAKLAANWLTEQRKYGGGFRSTQDTVVAIEALTKYSMQNNDIENLNLKVVMCLQNGTKQDLHLTKNNALTAEAVKVRNAGKFALNVQGTGHGTLAVVQIYRTMKKDESHCDLFHLSVTVEGEMEFKMSDKEETFDYYNYEDEEDKKDEPMSNIEWFDLRSRRKRQISEEPKKESSLIYTVCVGMKKNNSVGMVMVDISLLSGLKPNLKDLEHNVKGTERFIDHYEIHHNKVFLYFAKITETEECLQFGADQVVPMGLVQPASAVIYDYYSPEKRCGIFYTAPQKSPMISKLCNGDVCTCAEGGCPKLKATFRKDMKQSTRNSYACYDPIVDYVYVIKIINSSSDDVFKYYTTLITDVLQNGRDSGIQKGVTRQMILRVSCDELELTNEAQYLIMGQDSAISVLNNDGQHFRYVLNNDMWIEKIPEEKKCKATASRSACFLLNEFIKQHPIKHCDI; from the exons ATGATCTTCCCTCTGTTTgttgcatttttgttttttcttgtgGATGCACAGAGACCCAC ATGCCTAATTGTTGCTCCAAATAAAATTCACCTGGGAGTGGAAGAGACTGTGAGTGTGCAGCTTCATGGAGCAACTAAAGAAATCAGAATGCAGCTATACTTTGTATCCCAGATTTCCACAATAATTCTGTCAGAAAATAAATCTATAATCCTTAATAAGGACAATAACTATCAAGCTGTGGTAAAACTTAAG GTTGATCCTGAGATTTATGGAGATCCAAAAAGGGATTCATATGTTCAGCTTGCAGCCAAAAGCCATGACATCTTTCCAGACAAAATCAAAAAAGCCAACATCTTTTTGTCAACTAAAAGGGGGTACATTTTTATCCAAACAGACAAGCCCATTTATAATCCAGGAGAAAATG taaaatacaGAATTTTCATCCTAGACAACTACATGCTGCCCATAAAGGATCAAATTCACGTTCAGATAGCT aattctAAAGGCTTGATTGTTTACAATCGTATTTTGAGATGTGACCAAATCTTACAAAATACCATCGCCATACCAAAAGTGGAGCT GGCTGGCAAATGGAAAATCATTGCATCGTTTTATAAGTACCCCGAAGCTAGCTCCGCAATGGAGTTTGAGGTCAAGGAATATG TTTTACCCACATTTGAAGTTAAGATTGAGGCTTCACAGCCTTATTATATTTTGAAGAGCAAGTCCTTTCCATTCAACATCTCTGCCAG atatACTTATGGGAAGGGGGTCAATGGGATAGCATATGTTCGATTTGGACTTATTGATGAAAAGGGTAATAAGATATATCTTACAGGAACTGAACAGCAGATAGCA GTAGAGGACGGCACCACAAGCACAGAAATATGCACTGATCTCATAAAGACAGCATCGGAAAATAACACTCAAGGCCATATAGAGGGATATTATCTTTATATTGCAGTCTCAGTTTTGGAAAAAGCAA GTGGCAATCTAGAGGAAGCTGAAAGTTCATCTGTGAAGATCGTGACATCACCATATGTTGTTGATCTGTCAAAAACCAAGACATATTTCACCCCGGGTGGCAAGTTTTCCATTTTG GCTACTGCAACTTATCCAGATGGCAACAGAGTCCCAAACTTGAAATTTACAGCCATTGTTACAATAGAACCACCAGAGCAGATTCTGAAGATTGAGGGCCGGGGAAATGAAATGGGTGATGTAGCCATGGCCTTTCAAATACCACTACAGGCTAAGAATTTAGCTATAACG GTGTCTGCCGAGGGGAGAGACCAGGAGGTAATCCGTAGTGATAAAAAGATGACAGCCAGTGCAATAAAAGCTGAAGAAAACAGTTATCTTAGTTTAGAAGTGGAGCAGCAGTTCCTGAAGCCTGGAGAGAACTTGAAAGCCACATTACGGGACATTACACCTCAGGGTGCAGGAAAACCaactttcttttattttatg GTTTGGAGTAAGGGACAAATTGTGCAGGTTGGGAGGGTGCCAAGAACTGAAATCACAACAATCAATGTGAACATCAACGTGGATATGGTGCCTTCTTTTCGCCTGGTCGCCTACTATGTTACACCAAAAGAAAAAATCGTGGCTGACTCAGTGTGGGTCGATGTAAAAGATGTCTGCAAAGGCAAG GTAGAAATTGATCCAATGGCTGAGATAAAACCTGCGACTGGGTTTAAGGTGACGGTCAGAGCAGATTCAAAAGCCAAGGTGGCTCTTGCCGCAGTGGACTCGGCAGTTTACATTCTGAGCAAAAACAAACTAAGCCTCCAAAAG ATGTTTGAGTACATGAACTCGTATGACTTGGCCTGCTCTTTCGGAGGAGGAGAGGACACTAGTGCTGTTCTGCAGAGAGCTGGGTTAACTTTTATCTGTAACTGTGATCTGGAAACCCCTTTACCTAAAA GTCATAAGTGTTACAACTTTAAACCTGGCCCTCGCATCAGGAAGGCAGTGGACTATGCTGTAAAATACAGTGCTGTCG TCAACAGCTTTAAGAACCACGACAGGAAATGCTGTCTTGATGGTGTGAGGACAAGCACAAGGCAATTGTCCTGTGATGAGCGTCTCAAAAGAGTAAAAGAATCGGACAGCTGTCGTAaggcttttaaaaaatgctgcgAAGCTTCGaatgagaggaggaagagggagaAACTGGAGAAGAGAAAAACCAGCCTTGGAAGAG CCACTGACGACACACTGGATGAAATTGTTATTAATGAGGATGAAATCTACCTCCGTAAATATTTCCCTCAGTCATGGATGTGGACAGTCATTGAAACAGATAACACTGGCATTATCAG TTATGATGCAGTTGCTCCTGATTCTATAACCACTTGGGAAATACAGGCTGTGGGCATTTCTTCCACAAAAG gattCTGCATTGCAGAACCAAAGCCCCTGAGGGTCTTCCAGGATTTCTTTTTGTCTGTCAACCTTCCTTACTCAGTGAAAATAAATGAGCAACTTCAGGTTAAAGCTGTTGTGTACAATTACAAGCAAGAGAGTTTAACG GTAACAGTGAGGATGACTAAGACAGACGGATTGTGCACTGCTGGTGGCGGTGATGTAAGCGAGGAGGTCATGGTTCCTGGTAACTCAGCTGTGGCCGTGTATTTCACAGTGGTGCCCCTTGTTATTAAAAGTATTCCCATCACCGTGGTGGCTTATGCCCCAAACACTGCCCAGGACCGCGTAGAAAAGGAACTCCGTGTGGAG GGGGAAGGGGAACTCGCCTCTATTGACAGGGAGTTCATCATTGATCCAAAAT TGAGGAACAGTGTGGAGTTTGAAATTACAGCCCCTAATGATGAGATCCCTGGTGGGACAGACTCAGACATCTTTTTGAGTTTAAAAG GTGGGATGATGGGCGAGTCAATAGATAACTGTCTAAACCTGGAGGGTATTGATAAACTCATCCAGCTGCCCACTGGCTGTGCGGAGCAGACCATGGTGAAGATGTCTCCTGCTATTCATGCCATGAGATACCTGGATGCCACAGGACAATGGATATCACTGAAAGCTGAACGAAGAGATGAGGCCCAATCAATGATCCAAAACG GTTACAGCACAGTTCTCACACACAAGAAAACTGATGGCTCTTACGGAGCCTTTCTGAGGACCCCCAGCAGCATttg GCTTACAGCATTTATTGCCAAGGAACTGACGGAATCTATGGGTATCATCACTGTGAATGACTTACATATTCAGGAGGCCATGTCTTATCTCATTTCCAAACAGAAGAGCAATGGTGCATGGGATGATCCCAATCGCCTATATGACAGAGGAATGAAG GGAGGAGTTGGACTGTCAAAAGATGATGTTGCCCTAACTGCCTTTCTCCTTATAACAATGCACCGTACTTTGCAAGTCTACAACCAAGAAAGTGATACAGAACTG AGGGCAGCTATTGATAAAGCAAAGTCTTATCTAGAAGGGCATTTGGATGCTTTGGAGTGTCCCTATTCGCTCGCCATCACAGCTTATGCCTTGGCCTTGCATGACCCTCAAAGCGCAGAAGCCCGGCGAGTGCAGCGGAAGCTAAAAGACATTGCTAATTGTGACAACA CAAAGTGTTTTTGGAATGCCAACGGTGGCAGAGGCGAATCAGCTGGTAAAGCTGACGCTGGATCTGTGGAGACCACAGCATATGCTCTACTCAGTATGCTCTCAATGCGCGACATGCAGACTGCTAAACTCGCTGCAAACTGGCTGACAGAGCAGCGCAAGTATGGTGGCGGATTCCGGTCCACACAG GATACAGTCGTCGCTATTGAGGCTTTGACGAAATACAGCATGCAAAACAACGATATAGAAAACTTGAATCTGAAGGTGGTAATGTGTCTTCAAAATGGCACAAAACAagatttgcacttgaccaaaaATAATGCGCTCACCGCAGAAGCTGTTAAG GTCAGAAATGCTGGTAAATTTGCTCTAAATGTTCAGGGAACAGGACATGGAACATTGGCA GTTGTGCAGATATACAGAACTATGAAGAAAGATGAATCACACTGTGATCTTTTTCACCTTAGTGTTACAGTGGAAGGAGAGATGGAATTCA AAATGTCCGATAAGGAAGAAACGTTTGATTATTACAATTACGAAGATGAGGAGGATAAAAAAGATGAGCCCATGAGCAACATAGAATGGTTTGATCTTCGCAGCCGCAGAAAAAGACAAATCTCAGAGGAGCCAAAGAAAGAGAGTTCACTCATATACACAGTGTGTGTGGG CATGAAGAAGAATAATTCTGTTGGCATGGTCATGGTGGACATCTCACTCCTAAGTGGACTGAAGCCAAACCTCAAGGATTTGGAACAC AATGTAAAGGGCACAGAGAGGTTCATTGATCACTATGAAATCCACCATAATAAAGTCTTTCTTTATTTTGCAAAG ATCACTGAAACCGAGGAGTGTCTTCAGTTTGGTGCTGACCAGGTCGTTCCCATGGGCCTTGTCCAACCTGCTTCTGCTGTCATCTATGACTATTACAGCCCAG AAAAGAGATGTGGCATATTCTATACAGCCCCTCAGAAAAGCCCAATGATCTCCAAACTGTGTAATGGGGATGTTTGTACATGTGCAGaag GTGGTTGTCCAAAGCTGAAAGCCACCTTCAGAAAGGATATGAAACAAAGCACCCGGAATAGTTATGCATGCTACGATCCTATCGTTGACTACG TCTATGTGATTAAAATCATCAACTCAAGCAGCGATGATGTTTTTAAGTACTACACCACATTAATCACTGATGTTCTTCAGAATG GGAGGGACTCTGGCATCCAGAAAGGCGTCACGCGTCAGATGATACTGCGCGTATCTTGCGATGAATTGGAGCTGACCAATGAAGCACAATATTTGATCATGGGCCAGGACAGCGCCATCTCAGTTCTGAATAATGATGGACAACA TTTTAGGTATGTACTGAACAATGACATGTGGATTGAGAAGATACCAGAAGAAAAGAAATGCAAGGCAACCGCAAGCCGCTCGGCCTGCTTTCTTCTTAATGAATTTATAAAGCAACACCCCATTAAACACT